One genomic segment of Tursiops truncatus isolate mTurTru1 chromosome 11, mTurTru1.mat.Y, whole genome shotgun sequence includes these proteins:
- the NR4A1 gene encoding nuclear receptor subfamily 4immunitygroup A member 1 isoform X2, which translates to MARVLLLFPLLCFLAVLSPGNGPASWFLLSRVDSPSAGLHCGQRPAPAPPWCRRLLPGPEGPRDGRVLFEDCWSIQREMPCIQAQYGTPASSPGPGDPLTPELSKPTMDLASPEAAPAVPTALPSFSTFMDGYTGEFDTFLYQLPGTAQPCSSASSSASSTSSSSATSPASASFKFEDFQVFGCYPGTLSGPLDETLSSSGSDYYGSPCSAPSPSTPSFQPPQLSPWDGSFGPFSPSQTYEGMRAWTEQLPKASGHPQPLTFFSFSPPPGPSPSLAQSPLRLFPSQAAHQVGEGESYSMPTAFPGLVPASSHLDGLGMVDAPVTPAKARSGAPGASEGRCAVCGDNASCQHYGVRTCEGCKGFFKRTVQKNAKYICLANKDCPVDKRRRNRCQFCRFQKCLAVGMVKEVVRTDSLKGRRGRLPSKPKQPPDASPANLLTSLVRAHLDSGPSTSKLDYSKFQELVLPHFGKEDAGDVQQFYDLLSGSLEVIRKWAEKIPGFAELSPGDQDLLLESAFLELFILRLAYRSKPAEGKLIFCSGLVLHRLQCARGFGDWIDSILAFSRSLHSLVVDVPAFACLSALVLITGSFYKRSMCT; encoded by the exons ATGGCCCGGGTCCTGCTTCTGTTCCCACTCCTGTGTTTTCTGGCTGTGCTGTCTCCAGGGAATGGTCCCGCTAGCTGGTTTCTCCTCTCTCGCGTGGACTCTCCCTCTGCAGGCCTCCACTGTGGACAGaggccagccccagcccctccctggtgTCGGCGCCTTCTGCCAGGCCCCGAAGGCCCGAGGGATGGTCGAGTGTTGTTCGAGGACTGTTGGTCCATCCAGAGGG AGATGCCCTGTATCCAAGCCCAGTATGGGACACCAGCATCAAGCCCGGGACCCGGTGACCCCCTGACCCCCGAGCTCAGCAAGCCCACCATGGACCTGGCCAGCCCTGAGGCGGCCCCCGCTGTCCCCACGGCCTTGCCCAGCTTCAGCACCTTCATGGACGGCTACACGGGGGAGTTTGACACCTTCCTGTACCAGCTGCCGGGAACAGCCCAGCCATGCTCCTCGGCCTCCTCCTCGGCCTCCTCCACGTCTTCATCGTCAGCCACCTCCCCTGCCTCCGCTTCATTCAAGTTCGAGGACTTCCAGGTGTTCGGCTGCTACCCCGGCACCCTGAGCGGCCCTCTCGACGAGACCCTGTCCTCCAGCGGCTCCGACTACTACGGCAGCCCCTGCTCAGCCCCGTCACCGTCCACGCCCAGCTTCCAGCCGCCACAGCTCTCTCCCTGGGACGGCTCCTTCGGCCCCTTCTCGCCCAGCCAGACTTACGAAGGCATGCGGGCATGGACAGAGCAGCTGCCCAAGGCTTCTGGGCACCCCCAGCCGCTGACCTTCTTTTCCTTCAGCCCTCCCCCCGGCCCCAGtcccagcctggcccagagccCCCTGAGGCTGTTCCCCTCGCAGGCTGCCCaccaggtgggggagggagagagctaTTCCATGCCGACAGCGTTCCCAGGCCTGGTGCCCGCGTCTTCACACCTCGATGGCTTGGGGATGGTGGATGCGCCCGTGACCCCAGCCAAAGCCCGGAGTGGGGCTCCGGGTGCAAGCGAGGGCCGCTGTGCCGTGTGTGGGGACAACGCCTCTTGCCAGCATTACGGTGTCCGCACCTGCGAGGGCTGCAAGGGCTTCTTCAAG cgCACAGTGCAGAAAAATGCCAAGTACATCTGCCTGGCTAACAAGGACTGCCCTGTGGACAAGAGACGGCGAAACCGCTGCCAGTTCTGTCGCTTCCAGAAGTGCCTGGCTGTGGGCATGGTGAAGGAAG TTGTCCGGacagacagcctgaaggggcggcgggggcggctcCCTTCAAAGCCCAAGCAACCCCCGGATGCCTCCCCTGCGAATCTCCTCACCTCCCTGGTCCGGGCACACCTGGACTCGGGGCCCAGCACTTCCAAACTGGACTACTCCAAG TTCCAGGAGCTGGTGCTGCCCCACTTCGGGAAGGAGGATGCCGGGGACGTGCAGCAGTTCTACGACCTGCTTTCGGGTTCCCTGGAGGTTATCCGCAAGTGGGCTGAGAAGATCCCCGGCTTTGCCGAGCTGTCCCCCGGGGACCAGGACCTGCTGCTGGAGTCGGCCTTCCTGGAGCTCTTCATCCTCCGCCTGGCCTACCG GTCTAAGCCGGCTGAGGGGAAGCTCATCTTCTGCTCGGGCCTGGTGCTGCACCGGCTGCAGTGTGCCCGCGGCTTCGGGGACTGGATCGACAGCATCCTGGCCTTCTCTCGCTCCCTGCACAGCTTGGTCGTCGACGTCCCTGCTTTTGCCTGCCTCTCTGCGCTCGTCCTTATCACAG